The following proteins come from a genomic window of Zonotrichia leucophrys gambelii isolate GWCS_2022_RI chromosome 4, RI_Zleu_2.0, whole genome shotgun sequence:
- the LOC135447409 gene encoding placenta-specific gene 8 protein-like isoform X1, producing the protein MAAPTVVTIQPQFGAAMSSVSRCTWQTGLMDCCSDCGVCCCGMFCFPCLACQVAGDMNECCLCGTSVAMRTLYRTRYNIPGSICSDYCVTLWCTVCSVCQMKRDINRRRELGIFW; encoded by the exons ATGGCTGCCCCAACCGTAGTGACGATCCAGCCCCAATTTGGCGCGGCCATGTCCTCTGTCTCGAGGTGCACGTGGCAGACAGGCCTGATGGACTGCTGCTCCGACTGTGGCGTCT gctgctgcgGGATGTTCTGCTTCCCCTGCCTGGCATGCCAGGTGGCTGGGGACATGAACGAGTGCTGCCTGTGTGGGACCAGCGTGGCCATGAGGACCCTGTACCGCACCAGATACAACATCCCG GGGTCCATTTGCTCTGACTACTGTGTCACCCTGTGGTGCACTGTTTGCTCTGTTTGCCAAATGAAGAGAGACATCAACCGCAGGAGGGAGCTTGGCATATTCTGGTAA
- the LOC135447409 gene encoding placenta-specific gene 8 protein-like isoform X2, producing the protein MAAPTVVTIQPQFGAAMSSVSRCTWQTGLMDCCSDCGVCCCGMFCFPCLACQVAGDMNECCLCGTSVAMRTLYRTRYNIPGSICSDYCVTLWCTVCSVCQMKRDINRRRELGIF; encoded by the exons ATGGCTGCCCCAACCGTAGTGACGATCCAGCCCCAATTTGGCGCGGCCATGTCCTCTGTCTCGAGGTGCACGTGGCAGACAGGCCTGATGGACTGCTGCTCCGACTGTGGCGTCT gctgctgcgGGATGTTCTGCTTCCCCTGCCTGGCATGCCAGGTGGCTGGGGACATGAACGAGTGCTGCCTGTGTGGGACCAGCGTGGCCATGAGGACCCTGTACCGCACCAGATACAACATCCCG GGGTCCATTTGCTCTGACTACTGTGTCACCCTGTGGTGCACTGTTTGCTCTGTTTGCCAAATGAAGAGAGACATCAACCGCAGGAGGGAGCTTGGCATATTCTG A